A window of Bacteroidota bacterium contains these coding sequences:
- the dnaE gene encoding DNA polymerase III subunit alpha, producing MKFSHLHVHTQYSLLDGAADISSLYKKAVAEGMPAVAITDHGNMFGVFSFVAEAGKHNTPENPNKIKPIVGCEFYLVENRHKRQFTKEDKDVRFHQLMLAKNSEGYKNLMKLCSLGYVEGIYGKYPRIDKELILQYHKGLIATTCCLAAEVPRTILKKGEAEGEKVFKWWLDLFGEDYYIEIQRHGIPEQNKVNEVLLKFAQKYKVKVIASNDSHYVNVENYNAHDILLCINTGEKQSTPSAKDFDDDDTLNKKGKRFAFFNDQFYFKSTKEMTELFSDVPEAIDNTNAIVDKIEPLKLKQDILLPNFVIPKKFSSQDDYLKHLAFEGAKERYKEIYLEVEERLNFELFTVKTMGFAGYFLIVADFIKAGRDLGVLIGPGRGSAAGSIVAYCTGITNIDPLKYNLLFERFLNPERKSMPDIDTDFDDEGRQKVLDYVVEKYGKNQVAQIITYGTMAAKTSIKDVARVLDLPLDQANFLTKLVPERPGVSLNRLINAPLGGEGSLVDKEKENLSSDEIESAKKLREYFKGDDLKGKVLQEAIVLEGSVRNVGVHAAGIIIAPKDLAEIIPIATAKDNELYVTQYEGTVVEDAGVIKMDFLGLKTLTIIRDALQLIEENHGVKINIDEIPLDDKKTFELYQRGETNGTFQFESAGMQKHLKDLRPDKFDDLIAMNALYRPGPMAYIQNYIARKHGREKITYDLPQMEEILKETYGITVYQEQVMLLSQKLGGFTKGDADVLRKAMGKKQKSVLDKMKGKFLEGGKANKIPEDKLNAIWIDWEKFAQYAFNKSHSTCYALLAFQTAYLKAHFPAEYMSAVLTHSLANIDKITFFMEEARRMGIPVLGPDVNESQYKFSVNKKGEIRFGLGAVKGVGEAAVQAIVKERENGSYKNIFDFVKRVNLRSANKKTFESLIYSGALDSFELHRGAYLTKDKDEITFIEMLLKWGSRFQESKMGAHTSLFGDSAEAQIPEPKIPQTEPWGNLVQLKFERDVIGFYLSGHPLDNYRLEVETFCKNKLSELRDMEKHKGKEFFFGGMISDVQHRLSKNNKPFGNFTLEDYHDSFPFVLFGDDYIKFKGYLSLGYFVYVRGKVQERWNNSDLVEFKITHVQLLSDLREKMLKSITLNIPITEVSEKFIADLENIVKENIKKKQGTCTLKIQIMDSEEGIQVSMPSRRVRINPDNSFLNTIQNLPNVTFKLN from the coding sequence ATGAAATTCTCCCATCTCCACGTTCACACCCAGTATTCTCTCCTCGATGGAGCAGCAGATATTTCTTCCTTATATAAGAAGGCGGTCGCTGAAGGCATGCCCGCTGTTGCGATTACCGACCACGGAAACATGTTCGGTGTTTTTTCTTTTGTTGCAGAAGCCGGTAAGCATAACACTCCTGAGAATCCGAATAAAATAAAACCGATTGTCGGCTGTGAATTTTATCTGGTGGAAAACCGCCACAAGAGGCAATTTACAAAAGAAGATAAAGATGTACGCTTCCATCAACTCATGCTCGCAAAAAATTCAGAAGGATATAAAAACCTGATGAAGTTATGTTCGCTCGGATATGTGGAAGGCATTTACGGAAAGTACCCGCGCATTGACAAGGAATTGATTTTGCAATATCACAAAGGATTAATCGCGACTACTTGTTGTTTAGCCGCAGAAGTTCCGCGCACGATTCTGAAAAAAGGAGAAGCCGAAGGCGAAAAAGTTTTCAAATGGTGGCTCGATTTATTTGGCGAAGATTACTACATAGAAATTCAGCGCCACGGAATTCCCGAGCAGAACAAAGTGAACGAAGTGCTGCTGAAGTTCGCGCAGAAATATAAAGTGAAAGTGATTGCTTCCAACGATTCTCACTATGTAAATGTGGAAAATTATAACGCGCACGATATCTTGCTCTGCATAAACACAGGCGAAAAGCAAAGCACTCCTTCCGCAAAAGATTTTGACGATGATGATACGCTGAATAAAAAAGGAAAACGTTTTGCGTTCTTCAACGACCAGTTTTATTTTAAGTCAACGAAAGAAATGACTGAACTCTTCAGCGATGTGCCCGAAGCGATTGATAACACCAACGCCATCGTTGATAAAATCGAACCGCTGAAACTCAAGCAGGATATTCTTCTTCCGAATTTTGTGATTCCGAAAAAATTTTCTTCACAGGATGATTACTTAAAGCATCTCGCATTTGAAGGCGCGAAAGAACGCTACAAAGAAATTTATCTGGAAGTGGAAGAGCGTTTGAACTTCGAACTCTTCACGGTGAAGACAATGGGTTTCGCAGGATATTTTTTAATTGTTGCAGATTTTATAAAAGCCGGAAGAGATTTGGGTGTGCTGATTGGTCCGGGAAGAGGAAGTGCTGCGGGTTCCATTGTCGCGTACTGCACCGGCATCACCAACATTGATCCGCTCAAATATAATTTGCTCTTTGAAAGATTTCTGAACCCCGAAAGAAAATCAATGCCCGATATTGATACGGACTTTGACGATGAAGGACGGCAGAAAGTTTTGGATTACGTGGTGGAAAAATATGGCAAGAACCAAGTCGCGCAGATTATTACCTACGGCACAATGGCGGCAAAGACGAGCATCAAAGATGTCGCGCGCGTTTTGGATTTGCCTCTCGACCAGGCAAACTTTCTCACCAAACTTGTTCCGGAACGTCCCGGAGTTTCGCTCAACAGATTAATTAACGCTCCGCTTGGCGGTGAAGGAAGTTTGGTGGATAAAGAAAAAGAAAATCTTTCTTCGGATGAAATTGAATCGGCAAAAAAACTTCGGGAATATTTCAAGGGCGATGATTTAAAAGGAAAAGTTTTGCAGGAAGCCATCGTGCTCGAAGGTTCAGTGCGGAACGTGGGCGTGCACGCGGCAGGAATTATTATTGCGCCAAAAGATTTAGCGGAAATTATTCCCATCGCCACAGCAAAAGACAATGAACTTTATGTTACGCAATATGAGGGAACGGTTGTGGAAGACGCGGGCGTAATCAAAATGGATTTCCTTGGATTAAAAACGCTCACGATTATTCGCGATGCATTACAACTCATCGAAGAAAATCACGGAGTGAAAATTAATATTGATGAAATTCCCCTTGACGATAAAAAAACTTTTGAACTCTATCAGCGCGGTGAAACAAACGGAACTTTTCAGTTCGAGTCGGCAGGAATGCAAAAGCATTTGAAAGATTTACGTCCTGATAAGTTTGATGATTTGATTGCGATGAACGCTTTGTATCGTCCCGGACCGATGGCATACATCCAGAATTACATAGCGAGAAAGCACGGACGAGAAAAAATTACATATGACCTTCCGCAGATGGAAGAAATTCTGAAAGAGACGTATGGCATTACTGTTTATCAGGAACAAGTGATGTTGCTTTCGCAAAAACTTGGGGGCTTCACGAAAGGAGATGCAGATGTGCTTAGAAAAGCAATGGGGAAAAAGCAAAAGTCGGTGCTCGATAAGATGAAAGGAAAATTTCTGGAAGGAGGAAAAGCAAATAAAATTCCGGAAGACAAACTAAATGCAATCTGGATTGACTGGGAAAAGTTCGCGCAATATGCATTCAACAAATCTCACTCTACCTGTTATGCGCTCTTGGCGTTTCAAACTGCGTATCTCAAAGCGCATTTCCCTGCGGAATATATGTCGGCAGTGCTCACGCATTCGCTCGCCAACATTGACAAGATTACTTTTTTTATGGAAGAAGCGCGCAGGATGGGAATTCCCGTTCTCGGTCCCGATGTGAATGAATCGCAGTATAAATTTTCGGTGAACAAAAAAGGTGAAATCCGTTTCGGGCTTGGCGCAGTGAAAGGAGTTGGCGAAGCGGCAGTGCAGGCAATCGTGAAGGAAAGAGAAAACGGTTCGTACAAAAACATTTTTGATTTTGTAAAGCGTGTAAATCTTCGCTCGGCAAATAAAAAAACTTTTGAGAGTTTGATTTACTCGGGCGCGTTGGATTCGTTTGAACTTCATAGGGGAGCTTATCTTACTAAAGATAAAGATGAAATTACTTTTATCGAAATGCTTCTGAAATGGGGCTCGCGTTTCCAGGAATCAAAAATGGGAGCGCATACTTCTCTGTTTGGAGATTCTGCCGAAGCGCAAATTCCCGAACCAAAAATTCCGCAGACGGAGCCGTGGGGAAATTTAGTTCAACTGAAATTTGAGCGCGATGTGATTGGATTTTATCTTTCGGGACATCCGCTGGATAATTACCGTTTGGAAGTCGAAACTTTTTGCAAGAACAAACTTTCGGAATTGCGCGATATGGAAAAGCACAAAGGAAAAGAATTTTTCTTTGGCGGAATGATTTCGGATGTACAGCATCGCTTATCAAAAAACAACAAGCCCTTTGGAAATTTCACGCTTGAAGATTATCACGATTCATTCCCGTTTGTTTTATTCGGAGATGATTATATAAAATTCAAAGGTTATCTTTCGCTTGGATATTTCGTATACGTGCGCGGAAAAGTGCAGGAGCGCTGGAACAATTCCGATTTGGTGGAATTTAAAATCACACACGTACAATTACTCTCAGACCTTCGCGAGAAAATGCTGAAGTCCATCACGCTCAACATTCCGATTACGGAAGTTTCAGAAAAATTCATAGCGGATTTAGAAAATATTGTAAAGGAAAATATCAAAAAGAAACAAGGAACCTGCACGCTGAAAATTCAAATCATGGATTCGGAAGAAGGAATCCAGGTGAGCATGCCTTCGCGCAGAGTGAGAATAAATCCTGACAATTCATTCTTGAATACAATTCAGAACCTGCCGAATGTGACCTTTAAATTAAATTAG
- a CDS encoding T9SS type A sorting domain-containing protein: protein MKRVKVFITIIFLAIGVAAQEQRFNIPNDSLPRIDIYPNPAFEVFYVQTKNIFPNDYTLKIFDSNEKLVLETKAISLSKGTYSIQIVSGGNIYYRKIIVQ from the coding sequence ATGAAAAGAGTAAAAGTATTTATAACAATTATTTTTTTAGCGATTGGCGTGGCAGCGCAGGAACAGCGTTTTAATATTCCTAATGATTCATTGCCAAGAATAGATATTTATCCAAACCCGGCTTTTGAAGTATTTTATGTTCAAACAAAAAATATTTTCCCGAATGATTACACGCTGAAAATTTTTGATTCAAATGAAAAACTTGTTTTGGAAACAAAAGCAATTTCATTGTCAAAGGGGACGTATTCCATTCAAATAGTATCAGGGGGAAATATTTATTATAGAAAAATAATTGTCCAGTAA
- a CDS encoding T9SS type A sorting domain-containing protein has product MKKLLLSSFCLAFFFCQNTFAQLRCGTTEHEAYLRSMNPLYDQEKANLEKQLQEFIKKQQEERKLTGQETNAQYTIPIVFHVLWNTSAQNVTDTKVKAMLVQLNQDWSRTNTDKGNTPSYFATVAVDMQIQFCLATVDPSGNATTGIVHKQTSQTSFSSSGDPIKKSASGGDDPWNVNKYFNVWIGNLGGGLLGYGVFPPISSLYGVVIHYCTVGSLSSPGTCSPYGYGRTLSHEIGHCFNLYHIWGDDGGACTGTDNCNDTPNQADATAGCPSGVKTDNCTPSGNGIMYQNYMDYTDDACYNMFSNDQKTRAQSAVFNSLMSLANSSAAECAATGVAENSIVENISLYPNPSTGDVFIYVPQTGISTMDIKVYNAIGEAVVTKRITVPAETKINMNNNPDGIYLFEMRTPEGTVTKKVIINR; this is encoded by the coding sequence ATGAAAAAACTATTACTCTCTTCGTTTTGTCTGGCATTTTTTTTCTGCCAGAACACATTTGCGCAATTGCGCTGTGGAACTACGGAACACGAAGCATATCTGCGTTCCATGAATCCTTTGTATGACCAGGAAAAAGCAAATCTGGAAAAACAACTTCAGGAGTTTATAAAGAAACAACAAGAAGAAAGAAAATTGACCGGACAAGAAACAAATGCGCAATATACTATCCCGATTGTTTTTCACGTTCTATGGAATACAAGCGCGCAAAATGTAACCGACACAAAAGTTAAAGCCATGCTGGTGCAATTAAACCAGGATTGGAGCCGCACCAATACCGATAAAGGCAACACGCCTTCTTATTTTGCAACAGTTGCCGTTGACATGCAGATTCAGTTCTGCCTTGCCACAGTAGACCCCAGCGGAAATGCAACTACCGGAATTGTGCATAAGCAAACTTCTCAGACAAGTTTCAGTTCTTCCGGAGACCCGATTAAAAAAAGCGCATCCGGTGGAGATGACCCATGGAATGTGAATAAATATTTTAATGTTTGGATAGGAAATTTGGGCGGAGGGCTTTTAGGATATGGAGTATTTCCGCCAATCAGTTCTCTTTATGGCGTAGTAATTCATTACTGCACGGTTGGAAGTTTATCTTCTCCCGGAACCTGCTCACCTTATGGCTATGGCAGAACATTGAGCCATGAAATCGGGCATTGCTTCAACCTGTACCATATTTGGGGCGATGACGGTGGCGCCTGCACCGGAACCGATAATTGCAACGATACGCCCAACCAGGCAGACGCAACTGCCGGCTGCCCGAGCGGAGTGAAGACCGATAATTGCACTCCTTCCGGAAACGGAATCATGTATCAGAATTATATGGACTATACCGATGATGCCTGCTACAATATGTTTTCGAATGACCAGAAAACACGCGCGCAGAGCGCTGTATTCAATTCGCTCATGTCGCTCGCGAATAGTTCTGCCGCTGAATGCGCGGCAACAGGCGTGGCGGAAAATTCTATTGTAGAAAATATTTCATTGTATCCGAATCCATCCACAGGCGATGTGTTTATTTATGTCCCGCAAACAGGCATCAGCACCATGGATATAAAAGTGTACAATGCCATTGGCGAAGCGGTGGTGACAAAAAGAATTACCGTTCCCGCTGAAACAAAAATTAATATGAATAACAATCCCGATGGAATTTATCTTTTCGAAATGAGAACTCCTGAAGGAACAGTTACAAAGAAAGTTATTATTAACAGGTAA
- the mqnE gene encoding aminofutalosine synthase MqnE produces MNDSFSILEKVPKHLLSITKKVFSGKRISFDEGVALYKEGELGFLGALANYAREKKNGNYAYFNRNLHIEPTNLCVFDCKFCSYSRLLKQKGDAGAWEYSGEQMLSMVKNHKEDITEVHIVGGVHPKMDLYYFANLLKQIKNFRPDLHIKAFTAVELEYMFRKAKVSYEEGLKILKEHGLDSIPGGGAEIFSDEIRKQICEDKCTSEQWLEIHERAHALEIHSNATILYGHIESYEHRVDHMERLRNLQDKTGGFNCFIPLKFRNANNQMSHIKEVSAVEDLRNYAVSRIFLDNFPHVKAYWPMIGKSTAQLSLQFGVDDLDGTINDSTKIYSMAGAEEQNPSMTTEQITHLIRQTGRNPVERDTLYTIIRKYEEVEI; encoded by the coding sequence ATGAATGATTCATTTTCCATATTGGAAAAAGTTCCGAAGCATTTGCTTTCAATAACGAAAAAAGTTTTTTCAGGAAAAAGAATTTCATTTGATGAAGGAGTTGCATTATATAAGGAAGGTGAACTTGGTTTTCTCGGAGCGCTTGCAAATTATGCGAGAGAAAAAAAGAATGGCAATTACGCCTATTTTAATCGTAATCTTCACATCGAGCCAACCAACCTTTGCGTGTTCGACTGCAAGTTTTGTTCTTACTCCCGCCTGCTGAAACAAAAAGGCGATGCCGGTGCGTGGGAATATTCCGGTGAGCAAATGCTCAGCATGGTAAAGAATCACAAAGAAGATATTACCGAAGTTCACATTGTGGGAGGCGTTCATCCCAAAATGGATTTATATTATTTCGCCAACCTGCTGAAGCAAATAAAAAACTTTCGACCTGACTTGCATATCAAAGCATTCACCGCGGTGGAACTGGAATACATGTTTCGCAAAGCAAAAGTTTCGTATGAAGAAGGATTAAAAATTCTGAAAGAACACGGACTTGATTCTATTCCCGGAGGTGGTGCGGAAATTTTTTCGGATGAAATCCGAAAACAAATCTGCGAAGATAAATGCACTTCGGAACAATGGCTGGAGATTCACGAACGGGCGCACGCGCTTGAAATTCATTCTAACGCAACAATATTATATGGACACATTGAATCGTATGAGCACCGCGTTGACCACATGGAGCGCTTGAGAAATCTTCAGGATAAAACCGGAGGATTCAATTGTTTCATTCCGCTGAAATTCCGGAATGCGAACAACCAGATGTCGCATATAAAAGAAGTGAGCGCAGTTGAAGACCTTCGCAACTATGCCGTGTCGAGAATTTTCTTGGATAATTTTCCGCACGTGAAAGCATACTGGCCCATGATTGGAAAAAGCACTGCACAACTTTCTCTGCAATTTGGAGTGGATGATTTGGATGGAACTATTAATGACTCCACAAAAATTTATTCAATGGCAGGTGCTGAAGAACAAAATCCTTCCATGACTACGGAACAAATTACTCATCTCATCAGGCAGACAGGAAGAAATCCTGTGGAGCGCGATACCTTATATACTATTATCCGCAAGTACGAAGAGGTAGAAATATAG
- a CDS encoding DUF58 domain-containing protein, which produces MPLDQQHLQQLSHLELLAKQVVEGFITGLHKSPFHGFSVEFAEHRIYNTGEPTRHIDWKLFGRTDKLFVKRYEEETNLRCQIVMDDSSSMYFPMEKTWKRDGVPVNKLTFSVYCAASLMYLLKKQRDAVGLTVFSDKVDLHTQSKSNFAHQKMLFAELEKLLTPISEDVHRKSFASNALHEIAESIHKRSLVIIFSDMMESGKKQEELFSALQHLRHNKHEVILFHVVDKSKELNFEFENRPYNFIDMETGERVKVHPSEIKETYVRSMAEYKKELMLHCAQYRIDFVEADINEGYKQVLMPYLIKRSKMQ; this is translated from the coding sequence ATGCCGTTAGATCAGCAACATCTTCAACAATTATCCCACCTCGAACTTCTCGCGAAGCAGGTGGTGGAAGGATTTATCACCGGCTTGCATAAAAGTCCGTTTCATGGATTTTCGGTTGAGTTTGCCGAGCATAGAATTTACAACACAGGCGAGCCCACGCGTCACATTGACTGGAAACTTTTCGGACGCACGGATAAACTTTTTGTAAAGCGCTACGAAGAAGAAACAAACCTGCGGTGCCAGATTGTGATGGATGATTCTTCGTCCATGTATTTCCCCATGGAAAAAACCTGGAAGCGCGATGGAGTTCCTGTGAACAAACTTACATTCTCTGTTTATTGCGCGGCTTCACTGATGTATCTTTTGAAAAAGCAGCGGGACGCAGTCGGACTAACTGTATTTTCTGATAAAGTAGATTTGCATACACAATCGAAATCAAACTTCGCTCATCAGAAAATGCTTTTTGCAGAACTGGAAAAATTACTTACCCCCATTTCAGAAGATGTGCACCGGAAAAGTTTTGCGTCAAATGCTTTGCATGAAATTGCCGAATCCATTCACAAGCGTTCACTCGTAATTATTTTTTCTGATATGATGGAATCAGGAAAAAAACAGGAAGAACTTTTTTCTGCATTGCAACATCTTCGCCACAACAAGCACGAAGTAATTTTATTTCATGTGGTGGATAAAAGCAAGGAACTTAATTTTGAATTTGAGAACCGTCCTTACAATTTCATTGACATGGAAACGGGCGAGCGCGTGAAAGTTCATCCGAGCGAAATCAAGGAAACCTATGTTCGCTCCATGGCGGAATACAAAAAAGAACTCATGCTTCACTGCGCGCAATACAGAATTGATTTTGTGGAAGCCGACATCAACGAAGGTTATAAGCAAGTACTGATGCCTTATCTCATCAAGAGAAGTAAAATGCAGTGA
- a CDS encoding nodulation protein NfeD, with product MIKLLRYFLLANCLLPTANFLFAGDTLKPNNPKPIVFVLPILEEIGPVSSRHIQEGFRQAEKANADYIILHLNTYGGAVDDADKTRTLILKSKIPVFAFVDNNAASAGALIAISCDSIYMAPGANIGAATVVGQDGAPAPEKYQSYMRSMLRSTAEQSGRNPKIAEAMNDPRMFIPGVNDSGKVLTFTTSEAIKNNYCEGEAKSVEEVLKLAHVEKYEIQTYEISGVGKIIDWLINPVISGFLIMIIIAGIYYEFQAPGTIFPIAASILAALLYFAPHYLEGLAENWEILLFIAGLILLALEIFVIPGFGVAGVLGILFIVLGLTLSLVKNVPSPNFPVNLPEGNAFVKALFIVIVSMIISIGLSFYLFGRFIKSSAFSRVSVQSKISKEEGFMGVDMTSQNLVGKSGIAFTILRPSGKVEIDGNIFDATAETGYIDKGEKIEVVRFETAQLFVRKS from the coding sequence ATGATTAAACTATTACGATACTTCCTTCTTGCAAACTGCTTGTTGCCAACTGCCAACTTTCTTTTCGCTGGCGATACGCTCAAACCAAACAATCCAAAACCGATTGTGTTTGTTCTTCCCATCCTGGAAGAAATCGGACCGGTTTCATCGCGTCATATTCAGGAAGGTTTCAGGCAGGCGGAAAAAGCAAACGCAGATTATATTATTCTTCATCTGAACACGTATGGAGGTGCGGTGGATGACGCAGATAAAACACGCACTCTGATTCTGAAAAGTAAAATTCCTGTCTTTGCATTTGTAGATAACAACGCTGCATCTGCAGGCGCGCTCATCGCAATTTCATGCGACAGCATTTACATGGCGCCCGGTGCAAACATTGGCGCTGCAACGGTGGTTGGGCAAGATGGCGCTCCTGCTCCTGAAAAATACCAGAGTTACATGCGCTCCATGTTGCGTTCCACTGCGGAACAAAGCGGACGCAATCCGAAAATTGCCGAAGCCATGAACGACCCGCGCATGTTTATTCCTGGCGTTAATGATTCAGGAAAAGTTTTGACATTCACAACCAGCGAAGCCATTAAAAATAATTACTGTGAAGGAGAAGCAAAATCGGTAGAAGAAGTTTTGAAACTCGCGCATGTTGAGAAGTATGAAATTCAAACCTACGAGATAAGCGGAGTAGGAAAAATCATTGACTGGCTCATCAACCCTGTCATCAGCGGATTTCTTATCATGATAATCATTGCGGGAATCTACTATGAGTTTCAGGCGCCCGGAACAATTTTCCCTATTGCTGCTTCCATACTTGCTGCACTTCTTTATTTTGCTCCGCATTATTTAGAAGGTCTGGCGGAAAACTGGGAAATACTTTTATTCATTGCCGGATTAATTCTTCTTGCTCTGGAAATTTTTGTCATTCCCGGTTTCGGAGTCGCGGGTGTGCTTGGAATTTTATTTATTGTTCTCGGATTAACTCTTTCGCTCGTAAAAAATGTTCCGTCTCCGAATTTCCCGGTGAATCTTCCCGAAGGAAATGCTTTTGTGAAAGCGCTGTTCATTGTAATTGTCTCAATGATAATTTCTATAGGACTTTCATTTTATCTCTTCGGAAGATTTATAAAATCATCTGCGTTCAGCCGGGTTTCCGTTCAATCAAAAATTTCCAAAGAGGAAGGATTCATGGGAGTGGACATGACTTCGCAAAATCTTGTAGGGAAATCAGGAATTGCATTTACAATTCTCCGCCCATCCGGAAAAGTGGAGATTGACGGAAACATTTTTGATGCCACTGCCGAAACGGGCTATATTGACAAAGGAGAAAAGATTGAAGTGGTGAGATTTGAAACTGCGCAGTTGTTTGTCAGGAAAAGTTAA
- a CDS encoding prolipoprotein diacylglyceryl transferase has protein sequence MYPNLYYLFKDIFGIEIGFLQIFQSFGVMVAIAFLLAAYFFSKELKRKENEMLIGTTTKKFLKGEAPKTSEIILSGIFGFIIFYKLVYIALHFSAFTQDTQGFILSKDGNFIGGIVGAALLAYMRWREKKKEQLPKPEEVTLTVHPFEHVPNMTLIAAIAGILGAKIFHNLENWNDFIKDPLGSLFSFSGLTMYGGLIVASFSVIYYARKNGITTTHLIDACAPALMLAYGVGRIGCHIAGDGDWGIENIFAKPGWFFLPQWAWGYNYPHNVNNEGIAIPDCTGKFCSVLENPVFPTPLWEAIICIGLFFVLWSVRKKITVPGVMFSVYLILNGIERFFIEKIRVNTTYNIFGHHITQAEIISTLLFFLGVAGIFYFRKLQKKND, from the coding sequence GTGTATCCCAACCTCTATTATCTCTTCAAAGATATTTTCGGAATCGAAATCGGATTTCTGCAAATATTCCAGAGTTTTGGAGTGATGGTGGCAATTGCATTTTTGCTTGCCGCGTATTTTTTTTCTAAAGAACTCAAGCGAAAAGAAAACGAGATGCTCATCGGAACCACTACAAAAAAATTTCTGAAAGGAGAAGCGCCAAAAACTTCTGAGATTATTTTGTCAGGAATTTTTGGTTTTATTATTTTTTACAAACTCGTTTACATTGCATTGCACTTTTCTGCATTCACGCAGGACACACAAGGATTTATTCTTTCCAAAGATGGAAATTTCATAGGAGGAATTGTGGGAGCTGCCTTGCTGGCTTACATGCGCTGGCGCGAAAAGAAAAAAGAACAATTACCAAAACCCGAAGAGGTAACGCTCACCGTTCATCCTTTCGAACATGTTCCGAACATGACCTTGATTGCCGCCATCGCTGGAATTCTCGGAGCAAAAATTTTTCACAATCTGGAAAACTGGAATGACTTTATAAAAGATCCTCTCGGAAGTTTATTTTCTTTCAGCGGGCTCACGATGTATGGAGGTTTAATTGTTGCAAGTTTCTCCGTGATTTATTACGCGCGCAAAAACGGAATCACCACCACACATCTCATTGATGCCTGCGCTCCCGCACTAATGCTCGCGTATGGTGTAGGAAGAATCGGCTGCCACATTGCTGGCGATGGCGACTGGGGAATTGAAAATATTTTTGCGAAGCCAGGTTGGTTTTTTCTTCCGCAATGGGCGTGGGGATACAACTATCCGCATAACGTAAATAACGAAGGCATTGCCATTCCTGACTGCACGGGAAAGTTTTGTTCTGTTTTGGAAAACCCTGTATTTCCCACTCCGCTATGGGAAGCAATCATTTGCATTGGGTTATTTTTTGTTTTATGGTCGGTAAGAAAAAAAATTACTGTGCCTGGAGTAATGTTCTCCGTTTATTTAATTCTGAACGGCATCGAACGTTTTTTCATAGAGAAAATCCGGGTAAATACCACTTACAATATTTTCGGGCACCATATAACACAAGCGGAAATAATTTCTACGCTGCTTTTCTTTTTAGGTGTTGCAGGAATATTTTATTTCAGAAAACTTCAAAAGAAAAATGATTAA